The Bacteroidales bacterium genome includes a region encoding these proteins:
- a CDS encoding T9SS type A sorting domain-containing protein, translating to MKNLLKTLTIIILQLSIINTTFAQDVFQFTPVQYGDVAWGDYNNDGYLDVLLTGESANGKITKIYKNNGDETFMELTELNLPGVYYSAVAWFDYDDNGELDFIIAGKSEDGSKITKLYKNNGDETFTEQSANLPGIWKGSINCFDFDNDGYPDVLLGGKIDDSSVTKLYKNNNGDGTFTEETSASFPASYIKTVTVGDYDNDTYTDVLVQGELYKNNSGDGTFSYQSGSGLVQAHLGLFFDYNNDNYLDIIISTIINKNIIIYENMQNGTYTAIDTIAKICPHGTISVLDYNNDNYLDIIIAGDTSDYNTPITKIFKNNSGNGSFTEDQSINILPIGNTTAIACGDYNNDNFTDFILTGSYAGDYFTRLYTNTGNSNFNYPEISFGNFSTFDEIQAVMRSSASWADYNKDGLQDFIISGYPDYYTKLYENNGNGTFSENTLTNFTGVSYSDIAWGDYNNDTYPDILLTGYSTIDGLISKIYKNNGNGTFTDINAGLVEIYNGSVVWGDYNNDNYLDILLTGYSDGGSISKIYKNNADETFTDINAGLTGVKGSSAVLGDYNNDNYLDILLTGYSTIDGFISKIYKNNRNETFAEQTEINITGYGLSSATWADYNNDGYLDFLISGSNEDNNWGLTELYKNNGDETFTKQADNFPNLIFAANKWFDFDNDDYLDVLLTGKEYDGLVSKIYKNNGNGTFTEQTQINLQGVYVGSADCADYNNDGFKDILLTGEVVHPVQGNIPFSSVYANNGTGNFEKVDYSFPHVRQSFVSTADFNKDGNTDMLIFGQNADNEQIAEFYKTTAFGFQKTDIAIPVLKDGTSSWGDYNRDGYLDLIICGKNNLGIPTTKLLENSTTGKFMETGIFITGVYAGYAEWADYNNDGLLDFVITGNTGSSLITKIYRNTGTDFAETSAILPGSNHALWADYNNDGLWDILLTDENNITKLFKNNGNDNFTEIFNYPDVHDFMRDIKFADYDYDGFDDIIMIKEDDNIQNKAEIMYFKNTGNGTFLEPKEFYIGFVNFNSVNYLSIKDFDFDGKPDLLINNSISNGYNFISVFSNDTSELINPALIPGTNAGSVAWADFDNDNDFDFFTCGKFNNDTIGKVFYNNGDVHNTVPNQPTELDFSCNDDTVFISWNKATDNETPQNTLTYNCYMYEIGGDTIWHSMSDKNTGKRYLQRPGNTGHNTSWFITGLDVTKEYAWSVQTIDNSFLGGLFASENTFRLAPAFVIQPIDQTVCETGSITFNTATTPAINYQWYQFTETDTILIENNEYYSNATSPNLTISNATLDMHDYELHCAATTVGGTTYSDAAILSVDELILANAGEDGGVCVLTEYQLSASNPEPAEGTWSCNVQQIAFSDIHAADAVVYNLPEGSVNLEWTVTQDNVCGINSDIVVITQNPDGTLPDKSAKPDGETELCIGSTSKITTAGANNSLSYNWEISPSEAGTISENGTSVTANWNNNYSGFADIKVQAENECGTGDWSDDFVVELKDIQATDIIQKSEIMLISVDSGYIYQWYYNESLISGANKQYYYDENLQNGNYRIKISFYEGCDKLSSIYELGDNNKSLSLAETIKIYPNPTTGKITIEIDNELLCKVKYTITDNLGRKRKESIINKKQIFIKFDEDLFDLNAGNYLVEFIFDDKEKASKQLIIK from the coding sequence ATGAAAAACCTGCTAAAAACCCTGACAATCATCATTCTCCAATTATCAATCATAAATACAACTTTTGCCCAAGATGTTTTTCAGTTCACACCGGTTCAATATGGTGATGTTGCTTGGGGCGATTATAATAACGACGGCTATCTTGATGTGCTGCTTACAGGTGAAAGTGCAAACGGCAAAATTACTAAAATATATAAAAACAATGGTGATGAAACTTTTATGGAACTGACAGAACTTAATTTGCCGGGTGTTTATTATAGTGCAGTTGCTTGGTTTGACTATGATGATAACGGGGAACTGGATTTTATAATAGCCGGAAAATCCGAAGATGGCAGTAAAATAACAAAATTATATAAAAATAACGGAGATGAAACGTTTACCGAACAATCTGCAAATTTACCCGGTATTTGGAAAGGATCAATAAACTGTTTTGATTTTGATAATGATGGTTATCCTGATGTTTTATTGGGAGGGAAAATTGATGATAGTTCGGTAACAAAACTATATAAAAACAATAATGGGGATGGTACATTTACGGAAGAAACAAGTGCAAGTTTTCCTGCGTCATATATTAAAACTGTTACAGTAGGTGACTATGATAACGATACCTACACAGATGTTTTAGTACAAGGAGAATTATATAAAAACAATAGCGGAGATGGTACTTTCAGCTATCAAAGCGGATCAGGTTTAGTTCAGGCTCATTTAGGTTTGTTTTTTGATTATAATAATGATAATTATCTTGATATAATAATTTCAACTATAATTAATAAAAACATAATTATATATGAAAACATGCAGAATGGTACTTATACTGCCATTGATACAATAGCTAAAATTTGTCCCCATGGAACTATTTCGGTATTGGATTATAATAATGATAATTATTTGGATATTATTATTGCAGGCGATACTTCAGATTATAATACCCCTATTACCAAGATATTTAAAAACAATAGTGGTAATGGTAGTTTCACAGAAGACCAATCCATAAATATACTACCGATTGGAAATACAACTGCCATTGCCTGCGGGGACTATAATAATGATAATTTCACAGATTTTATATTAACAGGTTCTTATGCCGGAGATTATTTTACAAGATTATATACAAACACAGGTAACAGTAATTTTAACTATCCGGAAATATCTTTCGGAAATTTTTCAACATTTGATGAAATACAAGCTGTTATGCGCTCTTCTGCTTCATGGGCAGATTATAATAAAGATGGTTTGCAGGATTTTATTATATCCGGATATCCGGATTATTATACAAAACTATATGAAAATAACGGCAACGGCACATTTTCTGAAAATACTTTAACAAATTTTACGGGAGTTTCTTATTCAGATATTGCTTGGGGAGATTATAATAATGATACTTATCCGGATATTTTATTAACCGGATATAGTACTATTGATGGTTTAATTTCCAAAATCTACAAAAATAACGGTAACGGAACTTTTACAGATATTAATGCCGGTTTAGTCGAAATTTATAATGGATCAGTAGTCTGGGGCGATTATAATAACGATAATTATTTAGATATTTTATTAACCGGTTATTCAGATGGTGGTAGTATCTCTAAAATCTACAAAAATAACGCCGATGAAACATTTACAGATATTAATGCCGGCTTAACCGGTGTTAAAGGTAGTTCAGCAGTTTTGGGCGATTATAATAACGATAATTATTTAGATATTTTATTAACCGGATATAGTACTATTGATGGTTTTATTTCCAAAATATACAAAAACAACAGAAACGAAACCTTTGCTGAACAAACAGAGATAAATATAACAGGTTATGGTCTTAGTTCTGCAACATGGGCAGATTATAATAATGACGGCTATCTTGATTTCTTAATATCCGGCTCAAACGAAGATAACAATTGGGGTCTTACAGAGTTGTATAAAAACAATGGTGATGAAACTTTTACAAAGCAGGCAGATAATTTTCCGAATCTTATTTTTGCAGCTAATAAATGGTTTGATTTTGATAATGACGACTATCTTGATGTTTTACTCACAGGTAAGGAATATGACGGATTAGTTTCTAAAATATATAAAAATAACGGTAACGGAACATTTACGGAACAAACACAAATAAATTTGCAGGGTGTGTATGTCGGTTCCGCAGATTGTGCCGATTATAATAATGACGGTTTTAAAGATATTCTTTTAACAGGTGAAGTAGTACATCCGGTACAAGGCAATATCCCTTTTTCTTCTGTTTATGCCAATAACGGAACAGGCAATTTCGAAAAAGTAGATTATAGTTTTCCGCATGTCCGGCAAAGTTTTGTTTCAACAGCCGATTTTAACAAAGACGGAAATACAGACATGCTTATTTTCGGACAAAATGCTGATAACGAACAAATTGCAGAATTTTATAAAACAACAGCCTTTGGTTTTCAAAAAACAGATATTGCAATTCCTGTTCTGAAAGACGGAACATCATCCTGGGGCGATTATAACAGAGACGGCTATTTGGATTTAATTATCTGCGGAAAAAATAATTTGGGCATACCCACTACAAAATTGTTGGAAAACAGCACCACCGGTAAATTTATGGAAACAGGAATATTTATTACCGGCGTATATGCCGGTTATGCCGAATGGGCAGACTATAATAATGACGGTTTACTTGATTTTGTTATTACAGGAAATACCGGAAGTAGTCTTATCACTAAAATCTATAGAAACACAGGAACTGATTTTGCGGAAACTTCCGCAATACTGCCGGGTTCAAATCATGCGCTTTGGGCTGATTACAATAATGACGGACTTTGGGATATCCTTTTAACAGATGAAAATAATATAACCAAGCTCTTTAAAAATAACGGGAATGATAATTTCACAGAAATATTTAACTATCCCGATGTTCATGATTTTATGCGGGATATAAAATTTGCCGATTATGATTATGATGGTTTTGATGATATTATTATGATTAAAGAAGATGATAATATTCAAAATAAAGCAGAAATTATGTATTTTAAGAATACAGGAAACGGAACTTTTTTGGAACCCAAAGAATTTTACATTGGGTTTGTAAATTTTAATTCAGTCAATTATCTTTCAATTAAAGATTTTGATTTTGACGGTAAGCCGGACTTATTGATAAACAATTCTATATCTAATGGTTACAACTTTATTTCCGTTTTTAGTAATGATACTTCAGAACTTATTAATCCGGCATTAATTCCAGGAACTAATGCCGGAAGCGTTGCATGGGCTGATTTTGATAACGATAATGATTTTGATTTTTTTACATGCGGCAAATTTAATAACGACACAATAGGAAAAGTTTTCTATAATAACGGAGACGTACATAATACCGTTCCAAATCAACCAACCGAATTAGATTTTTCGTGTAACGATGATACTGTTTTTATATCTTGGAATAAAGCAACAGATAACGAAACACCTCAAAATACTCTTACATATAATTGTTATATGTACGAAATTGGCGGAGATACAATTTGGCATTCAATGTCTGATAAAAATACCGGAAAACGATATTTGCAAAGACCCGGCAACACAGGACATAACACAAGTTGGTTTATTACCGGGCTTGATGTAACAAAAGAATATGCATGGTCGGTTCAGACAATAGATAACAGTTTTTTGGGAGGTTTATTTGCTTCTGAAAATACTTTCAGGCTTGCTCCTGCATTTGTAATTCAACCGATAGATCAAACAGTTTGCGAAACCGGAAGTATAACATTTAATACAGCAACAACACCGGCAATAAATTATCAATGGTATCAATTCACTGAAACTGATACGATTTTAATTGAAAATAATGAATATTACAGTAATGCTACAAGTCCGAATTTAACAATATCAAATGCAACACTTGATATGCATGACTATGAGTTGCATTGTGCTGCAACAACCGTAGGCGGAACAACATACAGCGATGCTGCAATTTTAAGTGTTGATGAATTAATTTTGGCAAATGCAGGAGAAGACGGGGGTGTTTGTGTTTTAACTGAATATCAATTGTCAGCCTCAAATCCTGAACCGGCTGAGGGAACATGGTCTTGTAATGTACAACAAATTGCGTTCAGTGATATTCATGCAGCTGATGCCGTAGTGTATAATTTGCCCGAAGGTAGTGTAAATTTGGAATGGACAGTTACCCAAGATAATGTTTGCGGTATTAATTCTGATATAGTTGTTATAACACAAAATCCTGACGGAACATTACCTGATAAATCAGCAAAACCCGACGGAGAAACCGAACTTTGTATCGGAAGTACATCCAAGATTACAACAGCCGGAGCAAATAATTCATTATCTTATAACTGGGAAATAAGCCCGTCGGAAGCCGGAACAATTTCAGAAAACGGAACAAGTGTTACGGCAAATTGGAACAACAATTATTCGGGTTTTGCAGATATAAAAGTTCAGGCAGAAAATGAATGCGGTACAGGAGACTGGTCCGATGATTTTGTAGTTGAATTAAAAGATATTCAAGCAACTGATATTATTCAAAAAAGTGAAATCATGCTGATTAGTGTTGATTCAGGTTATATTTATCAATGGTATTATAATGAATCTTTGATTTCAGGTGCAAACAAACAATATTATTACGATGAAAATCTGCAAAACGGAAATTACCGTATAAAAATATCTTTTTATGAAGGATGCGATAAACTCTCTTCAATATACGAATTAGGAGACAATAACAAATCATTATCACTTGCCGAAACAATTAAAATATACCCAAATCCGACAACAGGCAAAATTACAATTGAAATTGATAATGAATTATTATGTAAAGTAAAATATACCATAACTGATAATCTCGGACGAAAGCGAAAAGAAAGCATCATAAATAAAAAACAAATATTTATAAAATTTGATGAAGATTTATTCGATTTAAATGCCGGCAACTATCTTGTCGAATTTATTTTTGATGATAAAGAAAAAGCGAGTAAACAGTTGATAATTAAATAA
- a CDS encoding GIY-YIG nuclease family protein, whose translation MKGYTYILKCSNGQYYTGSTKYLEKRIQQHQVGEGANFTRKNLPVKLVYYEEHQRIDQAFYREKQIQGWSRKKKEALIDGKFEQLNKLAECKNETHFKSKR comes from the coding sequence ATGAAAGGATACACATATATTTTAAAATGCTCAAACGGACAATACTATACCGGAAGCACAAAATATTTGGAAAAAAGAATACAACAACATCAAGTAGGAGAAGGTGCCAATTTTACAAGAAAGAACTTACCTGTAAAATTAGTATATTATGAAGAGCATCAAAGAATTGACCAAGCATTTTACCGTGAAAAACAAATACAAGGATGGAGCAGAAAGAAAAAAGAAGCATTAATAGACGGCAAATTTGAACAACTTAATAAATTAGCAGAATGTAAAAATGAAACACATTTTAAAAGTAAAAGATAA
- a CDS encoding outer membrane beta-barrel protein, with protein MSSKILSVFCILFIFNTITYSQIFEDEQKFEIRDSSLVLLKKYVKYADLTEDGISISENYEAKFLSLFTEDAFVVNDLLDKRELISPEYFVKMIKEKYEGGIEVRAEIDSAYFKNLKKVEENIYSVQVDCRKFTIGLNNQNKLVRKDITATFTIHFKYKDETLSDFQIKEIISNEIILQRHSDKKMKGLYLGVNVNALAGRLFSDNNIRYYNREYKLSGAFSAGISADYCISSNYAVSIGIDYCSFNSNFNTKYNNEMNNNLPGTDIDNDNYYLYVNSDFTEKNSLKYVSIPVKFKYRHKLYDDISFFASASFSTSFLLSSDSYINGSSVHSAWYEEYNLFVDDAELYNLGEHNYDEAFDLSVTELFFSGIFEVGVSIPVKESSFLNVGAKLDHSFSDLAYNTSSYRDDYINLHGAPKSLFIQSGGIFISYLFKL; from the coding sequence ATGAGCAGTAAAATATTATCAGTCTTCTGCATATTATTCATATTTAACACAATTACATACAGTCAAATTTTTGAAGATGAACAAAAGTTTGAAATACGTGATTCGTCTCTCGTATTGTTAAAAAAATATGTAAAATATGCAGATTTAACAGAAGACGGCATTTCAATAAGTGAAAATTATGAAGCAAAATTTCTTTCCTTATTTACCGAAGATGCTTTTGTTGTAAATGATTTACTCGATAAAAGAGAACTTATTTCACCGGAATACTTTGTTAAAATGATTAAAGAAAAATATGAAGGAGGAATTGAAGTAAGAGCAGAAATTGACAGTGCCTATTTTAAAAATCTTAAAAAAGTTGAAGAAAATATATATTCAGTCCAAGTTGATTGTCGAAAATTTACAATAGGACTGAACAATCAAAACAAATTAGTGAGAAAAGACATAACAGCTACATTTACTATTCATTTTAAATACAAAGATGAAACTTTATCCGATTTTCAAATAAAGGAAATTATCAGTAACGAAATTATATTGCAAAGGCATAGTGATAAAAAAATGAAAGGGCTGTATCTTGGTGTAAATGTTAACGCCCTTGCCGGCAGATTGTTTTCAGACAATAATATCCGGTATTATAACAGAGAGTATAAATTATCCGGAGCATTTTCCGCCGGTATTTCTGCTGATTATTGTATTTCTTCTAATTATGCAGTCAGTATCGGAATTGATTATTGCAGTTTTAATTCTAATTTTAATACCAAATATAATAATGAGATGAATAATAACTTACCGGGTACGGATATTGATAATGACAATTATTATCTGTATGTTAATTCTGATTTTACCGAAAAAAACAGTTTGAAATATGTTTCAATACCGGTGAAATTTAAATACAGACATAAGCTGTATGATGACATCTCGTTTTTTGCTTCGGCAAGCTTCTCAACTTCCTTTTTATTATCATCCGACTCATATATTAACGGAAGTTCTGTGCATTCGGCTTGGTATGAAGAATACAATTTGTTTGTTGATGATGCAGAATTATATAATCTCGGAGAGCATAACTACGATGAAGCCTTTGATCTTTCAGTTACTGAACTTTTCTTTTCCGGAATATTTGAAGTCGGTGTATCAATTCCTGTAAAAGAGTCTTCTTTTCTGAATGTCGGAGCAAAACTTGATCATAGTTTTAGTGATTTAGCATATAATACATCTTCATACAGAGACGATTATATTAATTTGCACGGAGCACCAAAGTCACTGTTCATACAGTCAGGCGGTATCTTTATTTCTTATCTTTTTAAATTATAA
- a CDS encoding caspase family protein has product MKKTTLIIIVFLFLQNIVLYADENDIIISSYSRHNAKITITKSEFIDNSFKVTFGITWVNSKLKAVKNESSVLAILNESVKVFPENSVGISSKNTVSDYSNKEFTVEFFAMPDFEGGEVKIILPFVFSENEEEAKNGNWKEVLYSKAKEPTIFYEVDGKLIKDIYAPEVRLTSPLLNKNNDEKIPIVETKITDIHISAYDKSGVKEIYINNRKAKFNFTGEYTAKVTLYTGLNIVKVKAIDNFGNEKETNFEIICSYQYDLDLRGGKYYALIVGINDYNDPNIPDLDKPVTDAEALKKLLTNLYTFDEENVLFLKNSTRSDFINKLDELAGKLGSDDNLLIFYAGHGYWDDFKEIGYWMLSDAVVGDHSTWIRNSTIKEYIGVFKTKQTLLITDACFGGSIFKTRGIKTDRVVAYQKIYDLPGRKGMTSGTLKEVPDVSVFLQTLLKRLTQNEDKYLTSSGLFNSLRDAVLNNSPNVPQFGTIQGAGDEGGEFIFIKR; this is encoded by the coding sequence ATGAAAAAAACAACATTGATTATTATAGTTTTTTTGTTTTTGCAAAACATCGTATTATATGCTGATGAAAATGATATTATAATTTCATCATACAGCAGACACAATGCAAAAATCACAATTACAAAAAGTGAATTTATTGACAATAGTTTTAAAGTAACTTTTGGAATAACTTGGGTTAATTCAAAGCTCAAAGCAGTGAAAAACGAAAGCTCTGTTCTCGCAATATTGAATGAATCCGTAAAGGTATTTCCTGAAAATTCCGTGGGCATATCAAGTAAAAATACTGTTAGTGATTATTCAAATAAAGAATTTACTGTGGAGTTTTTTGCCATGCCGGATTTTGAGGGTGGTGAAGTTAAAATTATACTACCTTTTGTTTTTTCAGAAAATGAAGAAGAAGCCAAAAACGGAAATTGGAAAGAAGTATTATACTCAAAAGCAAAAGAGCCGACAATTTTTTATGAAGTTGACGGTAAGTTAATTAAAGATATTTATGCTCCCGAAGTAAGATTAACAAGCCCTTTGCTCAATAAAAACAATGATGAGAAAATACCGATTGTAGAAACTAAAATTACTGATATTCATATTTCAGCTTACGATAAAAGTGGTGTTAAAGAAATTTATATCAATAACAGAAAAGCAAAATTTAATTTTACGGGAGAATATACGGCAAAAGTAACTCTTTACACAGGATTAAACATTGTTAAAGTAAAAGCAATTGATAATTTTGGTAATGAGAAAGAAACTAATTTTGAAATAATATGTTCTTATCAATACGATTTGGATTTGAGAGGCGGAAAATATTACGCATTAATTGTAGGAATAAATGATTATAACGACCCGAATATTCCTGATCTTGATAAGCCTGTTACAGATGCAGAAGCTTTAAAAAAGTTATTGACAAATCTTTATACCTTTGATGAAGAAAATGTATTGTTTTTAAAAAATTCAACACGTTCAGATTTTATCAATAAATTAGATGAATTGGCAGGAAAATTGGGCAGTGATGATAATTTGCTTATTTTTTATGCAGGCCACGGTTATTGGGATGATTTCAAAGAAATCGGTTACTGGATGCTTTCCGATGCAGTTGTCGGTGATCATTCTACTTGGATCAGAAACAGCACTATAAAGGAGTATATAGGCGTGTTTAAAACAAAACAAACCCTTTTAATTACAGATGCATGTTTTGGCGGTTCTATTTTCAAAACAAGGGGAATAAAAACCGACAGGGTTGTGGCATATCAAAAAATTTACGATTTGCCCGGCAGAAAAGGTATGACAAGCGGAACATTAAAAGAAGTTCCGGATGTCAGTGTTTTTCTTCAAACCTTGTTAAAAAGATTAACCCAAAATGAAGATAAATATTTAACGTCTTCCGGTTTATTTAACAGTTTAAGAGATGCTGTTTTAAATAATTCTCCAAACGTCCCGCAGTTTGGTACAATTCAAGGAGCAGGTGATGAAGGAGGCGAATTTATTTTTATAAAAAGATAA
- a CDS encoding OmpA family protein, which translates to MKKKLTPFSKLLIVAVILVGLGFVFYHFKDQILPESANDIGSTDTEGEKVIKIGVVTWGGYAGGQYFNEGFEANKNSRFYKDYGFMVEFIVLDDFLASRSAWKTDEVDLLWATIDAFTTEVKGLEQFEPQVIFQADWSRGGDAVVVKRGINSVKDLKAKKIAFAEMTPSHTFLLWLLEAGNLDYNDIEAVKVASAIDAADLFKKGKVDAAVVWSPDDADCVAKVSGSKVLQSTKSASHIIADIFFAKKEFVDKNKKDLENLFRGWFKGAAEINSSDDAKRKASKILSQGLSMDEDFCYDAINNVRLCTYGDNMSFFGLNSSSNVITGEEMYNKMEEKYRNVGYIDEDIQNWRTIAYPSLISSMSDLASVNGQEPEGQKSFTQVTEEMKTIEAISTKQVSINFPSGVYSLDENMKTIIDLQFLDIAKSFANSRIRIEGNTDNTGGRQTNITISKKRAQAVADYLINEHNFDKNRFVIIGNGPDKPVASNATSSGKAKNRRTDFEIIK; encoded by the coding sequence ATGAAAAAGAAATTAACTCCGTTTTCAAAATTGCTTATTGTAGCAGTTATATTAGTAGGATTAGGATTTGTCTTTTATCATTTTAAAGATCAAATTCTGCCCGAAAGTGCTAATGATATTGGAAGTACTGATACAGAAGGTGAGAAAGTCATAAAAATTGGTGTTGTAACTTGGGGCGGTTATGCCGGCGGTCAATATTTTAACGAAGGTTTTGAAGCAAATAAAAACTCAAGATTTTATAAAGACTACGGTTTTATGGTCGAATTTATAGTGTTGGATGATTTTCTTGCTTCAAGAAGTGCTTGGAAAACAGATGAAGTTGATTTGTTGTGGGCAACTATTGATGCATTTACAACAGAAGTAAAAGGATTAGAACAGTTTGAACCTCAAGTAATTTTTCAAGCCGATTGGTCGAGAGGTGGGGATGCCGTTGTTGTGAAAAGAGGAATTAACAGTGTTAAAGATTTAAAAGCTAAGAAAATTGCTTTTGCAGAAATGACACCGAGTCATACTTTTTTACTTTGGTTATTGGAAGCCGGAAATCTTGACTATAATGATATTGAAGCTGTAAAAGTTGCAAGTGCAATTGATGCTGCCGATCTTTTTAAGAAAGGTAAAGTTGATGCTGCTGTTGTTTGGAGCCCTGATGATGCTGACTGTGTAGCTAAAGTATCAGGATCAAAAGTTCTTCAAAGTACTAAATCTGCCTCTCACATTATTGCCGATATTTTCTTTGCAAAAAAAGAATTTGTTGATAAGAATAAAAAAGATTTGGAAAACTTATTCAGAGGTTGGTTTAAAGGTGCGGCAGAAATTAATTCTTCCGATGATGCAAAAAGGAAAGCATCAAAGATATTATCTCAAGGTTTAAGCATGGATGAAGACTTTTGTTATGATGCAATAAATAATGTAAGATTATGTACTTATGGTGATAATATGTCTTTTTTTGGTTTAAATTCTTCTTCTAATGTTATTACAGGTGAAGAAATGTATAACAAAATGGAAGAAAAATACAGAAATGTAGGCTATATTGACGAAGATATTCAAAATTGGAGAACAATAGCATATCCTTCACTTATTTCATCTATGTCTGATTTAGCATCTGTAAACGGACAAGAACCGGAAGGACAAAAATCATTTACTCAAGTTACAGAAGAAATGAAAACAATTGAGGCTATTTCTACTAAACAAGTCAGTATTAATTTCCCGTCAGGAGTTTATTCATTGGATGAGAATATGAAGACTATTATTGATCTTCAGTTTTTAGATATTGCAAAATCATTTGCAAATTCAAGAATCAGGATTGAAGGAAATACTGATAATACCGGCGGCAGGCAAACAAATATTACTATCTCTAAAAAAAGAGCTCAAGCTGTTGCAGATTATTTAATCAATGAACATAATTTTGACAAAAATCGATTTGTAATAATCGGTAACGGGCCTGATAAACCTGTTGCAAGTAATGCAACAAGTTCAGGAAAAGCTAAAAACAGAAGAACTGATTTTGAGATTATTAAATAG
- a CDS encoding ABC transporter permease subunit, with the protein MSKFFKIGEKLPKRTVLYIEILGLLLFLATWYVITVPTEKISVGFTSSTPAKTVYKWEGPNNFSEEFSGDNMILNALPGVYKFFAEDSLGCVISDSVSVPEELPENISKDFSKLCNSNDFNITIQIKSIKDGLVSRAIIPPPLDVLKSYKELHFKDLVVRETFFSLKLNVLGYMEAIMLSFVLGFIIALIPFFRALLSRWVNAVRFVPLTAVTGLFIAWFGIASNMKIQFLAFGIFVYLIPVVVQRIDDVKKIHLQTAFTLGATKWQLIKSIYFPSVASKIIDDIRVLTAISWTYIIIAEMLNQTGGIGALIHLSGRQSRLDKVFALLIIIVLIGIIQDRLFAWLDKKLFKYKYQAAPKH; encoded by the coding sequence ATGAGCAAATTTTTTAAAATCGGTGAAAAATTACCCAAAAGAACTGTTTTATATATTGAAATATTAGGTTTGCTGTTATTTTTGGCAACTTGGTATGTAATTACTGTTCCGACAGAAAAAATCTCTGTCGGATTTACATCATCTACTCCGGCAAAAACAGTTTATAAATGGGAAGGACCGAATAATTTCAGTGAAGAATTTTCCGGTGATAATATGATTCTTAATGCATTGCCGGGAGTTTATAAATTTTTTGCTGAAGACAGTTTAGGATGTGTGATTTCCGATTCTGTATCAGTTCCGGAGGAATTACCCGAAAATATTTCAAAAGATTTTTCAAAATTATGCAACAGTAATGATTTTAATATAACAATTCAAATTAAATCAATAAAAGACGGATTAGTAAGCAGAGCTATAATCCCGCCTCCTTTGGATGTTCTTAAATCTTATAAAGAACTGCATTTCAAAGATTTGGTTGTCAGAGAAACATTTTTTTCATTAAAATTGAATGTTTTAGGATATATGGAAGCAATAATGCTTTCATTCGTATTAGGATTTATTATAGCATTAATACCTTTTTTCAGAGCATTATTAAGTCGTTGGGTCAATGCTGTAAGGTTTGTACCTTTAACTGCTGTTACCGGATTATTCATTGCTTGGTTCGGTATAGCTTCTAATATGAAAATTCAATTTTTGGCTTTCGGTATTTTTGTTTACCTGATACCGGTTGTTGTCCAACGAATTGATGACGTTAAAAAGATACATTTGCAAACCGCTTTTACTCTTGGTGCAACAAAATGGCAATTAATAAAATCAATCTATTTCCCGTCAGTTGCATCCAAAATAATTGATGATATTCGCGTTCTTACTGCTATTTCATGGACTTATATAATAATAGCAGAAATGTTGAATCAAACAGGTGGTATTGGTGCTTTAATACATTTATCGGGAAGACAAAGCCGATTAGATAAAGTATTTGCTCTTTTAATTATTATTGTCCTGATAGGTATAATACAAGACAGATTATTTGCTTGGTTGGATAAAAAGTTGTTTAAATATAAATATCAAGCAGCTCCTAAGCATTAA